The Montipora foliosa isolate CH-2021 chromosome 14, ASM3666993v2, whole genome shotgun sequence genome window below encodes:
- the LOC137985005 gene encoding cell division cycle protein 27 homolog — protein MVCEEPIRASIWHALSHYAYDDAIFLAERLFAEVGSDDTLYLLATCFFQAGHCKRAYMLLQSKGCPTPLCRFLFAKCCMHLDKLAEAEMALTGGCLTSNKPLETIASEFGSAAGYGLALLGQICRKSEQMGRAAECFKSSLKYNPYLWSSFENLCQLGEKPDPADYFKSSSCPKITSSITQRESITIGSTTIAMDTSIPSENLQCNIDSVASENLDPSQNVTPQYVSSVIVPNVGSLRSSSVEVSGGTYGSQPSSVSIVGEKRIRQRVGRNLLGSMRSASPLMASFGMLATDSPSNDQNTFITPSPISGDSLAPKAPVKKVGSRRGDSVYKPVTTNSSSAHNIHTQSSQGSSSVRRSSRLFTLSSNNTSISSLDTNNKDRRTKSARVTTSSPKPAVSNVIKKTRRQVRSSTPVPLAPCVENVIQEGSSAPQNTECQGKGQEKLSPVQSSMDGLMSLLKQIGQAYVYLSSYECKQALNAFLSLAPHHYNTGWVLTQVGRAHFELADYRQAEKVFAKVRQLEPYRIEGMEIYSTTLWHLQNEVALSALAQDLVENDRSSPQAWCATGNCFSLQKEHDTAIKFFQRAVQVNQAFSYAYTLLGHEYVLTEELDRAMSCFRQAVRTDSRHYNAWYGIGMIYYKQEKFNLAEILFRKALSINPSSSVLFCHVGVSQHAMKKSEAALVTISKGMNIDPKNPLCKFHRASILFSMEKHQEALEELDELKKIVPGEALVYFLLSKVYKKLGQNHLAQMNFSWAIDLDPKGANNQIKEAINKRYLPDEEDNTTMGVSSADNTMEQSLDVSDEEQMGIESD, from the exons ATGGTCTGCGAAGAACCGATAAGG GCATCTATCTGGCATGCTTTGAGCCATTATGCCTATGATGATGCAATCTTCCTGGCTGAACGACTGTTTGCTGAAG TTGGATCTGATGACACTCTCTACCTTTTGGCCACATGCTTTTTCCAAGCTGGTCATTGCAAGAGGGCATATATGCTGCTTCAAAGCAAAGGGTGCCCCACTCCCCTCTGCCGTTTCCTGTTTGCAAAATGCTGTATGCATTTAGACAA ACTTGCTGAGGCTGAGATGGCTTTAACTGGAGGCTGTCTAACAAGCAATAAGCCATTGGAGACAATTGCTTCAGAGTTTGGCTCTGCAGCAGGTTATGGACTGGCTCTTTTAGGACAAATTTGCAG GAAATCTGAACAGATGGGACGAGCTGCAGAATGTTTTAAGAGCAGTTTAAAGTACAATCCATACCTGTGGAGTTCTTTTGAAAATCTCTGTCAACTAG GTGAAAAGCCAGATCCTGCAGATTATTTTAAGTCCTCATCTTGTCCGAAGATCACGTCATCTATAACACAGAGGGAGAGCATAACAATAGGCAGTACCACCATCGCCATGGATACCTCCATTCCGTCTGAAAACCTGCAATGTAACATTGATTCAGTGGCATCAGAGAACCTCGACCCATCACAGAATGTGACGCCGCAGTACGTCAGCTCAGTCATAGTACCCAATGTAGGCTCATTGAGGTCAAGTTCGGTCGAAGTATCTGGGGGAACTTATGGCTCACAGCCCTCATCTGTTAGTATTGTTGGCGAGAAACGAATACGGCAGAGGGTTGGAAGGAATCTTTTAGGATCTATGAGATCAGCTAGTCCACTAATGGCGAG tTTTGGAATGCTGGCTACAGATTCACCGTCAAACGACCAGAACACTTTCATTACTCCATCTCCTATCAGCGGTGATAGCTTAGCACCAAAAGCTCCTGTGAAAAAG GTTGGCTCACGTAGGGGTGATTCAGTGTATAAACCAGTGACAACTAACTCGTCTAGTGCGCACAATATACACACGCAGTCATCTCAAGGCTCTTCAAGTGTCAGACGCAGTTCAAGGCTTTTTACCCTCTCTTCAAATAATACTTCAATCAGCAGTTTGGACACAAATAACAAA GATCGGAGAACAAAAAGTGCTCGAGTTACAACCAGCTCACCAAAACCAGCCGTCAGTAATGTCATAAAAAAG ACTCGCCGTCAAGTCCGAAGCTCGACTCCTGTGCCGCTGGCGCCGTGTGTTGAAAATGTCATCCAAGAGGGTTCATCAGCACCACAGAATACTGAATGTCAAGGGAAGGGTCAGGAAAAGTTGTCACCTGTTCAGAGCAGTATGG ATGGTTTAATGTCATTATTGAAACAAATCGGCCAAGCTTATGTGTACCTTAGTTCCTATGAATGCAAACAGGCATTGAATGCATTCTTGTCATTGGCACCTCATCATTACAACACCGGATGGGTCTTAACCCAGGTGGGCCGTGCCCACTTTGAACTGGCAGACTATCGGCAG GCCGAGAAAGTGTTTGCCAAAGTTAGACAATTAGAACCTTACAGAATCGAAG GCATGGAGATCTATTCTACTACTCTGTGGCATTTACAAAATGAAGTTGCGCTCTCGGCCCTCGCACAAGATCTGGTAGAAAATGATCGCTCATCACCTCAG GCATGGTGTGCAACTGGTAACTGCTTTAGTCTTCAAAAGGAACACGACACAGCAATCAAGTTTTTTCAACGAGCTGTTCAAGTTAATCAAGCATTCAGTTATGCTTACACGCTGCTTGGTCACGAGTATGTGCTGACGGAAGAGCTCGATCGCGCTATGTCGTGCTTTCGACAGGCTGTCAGGACGGATTCCAGACATTACAATGCTTG GTATGGTATAGGCATGATTTACTACAAACAAGAGAAGTTCAATTTGGCTGAAATTCTCTTCAGAAAAGCTCTTTCAATAAACCCGTCAAGCTCTGTTTTGTTCTGTCATGTCGGTGTG TCTCAACACGCTATGAAGAAATCTGAAGCGGCTTTGGTAACCATCAGTAAAGGAATGAATATTGACCCCAAAAATCCCCTCTGCAAATTCCATCGGGCGTCGATTTTGTTTTCAATGGAAAAGCATCAG GAAGCCCTGGAAGAACTTGATGAATTGAAAAAGATTGTACCTGGAGAAGCATTAGTTTACTTCTTGTTAAGCAAG GTTTACAAGAAGCTTGGTCAGAACCATCTGGCCCAGATGAACTTCTCCTGGGCGATCGACCTTGATCCTAAAGGCGCAAACAaccaaatcaaagaagccatcaATAAACGATACCTCCCGGATGAAGAAGATAACACTACAATGGGTGTCAGTAGTGCTGACAACACCATGGAGCAGTCCCTGGACGTGTCCGATGAGGAACAAATGGGAATAGAAAGTGATTGA